From Bacteroidota bacterium, the proteins below share one genomic window:
- a CDS encoding biopolymer transporter ExbD has protein sequence MPKIKIPKKGPSLDMTPMVDLAFLLVTFFMLTTKFRPDEPVVVDQPSSVSEIPLPDKGVILLTIDKGGRVFFNVEGQQLRRSIIEKMGERFNVTFEEKELKRFSVLSSVGMPMNQMKEYLSADEARRKEMNLSTPGIPKDSTNNELAMWVNVARNAAPRASIAIKGDREADIPTIKRVISILQDNKANRFALITNLEGAPTAEPATDKQ, from the coding sequence ATGCCGAAAATCAAGATACCAAAGAAGGGTCCTTCGCTGGACATGACCCCGATGGTCGACCTGGCGTTCTTGCTGGTGACCTTCTTCATGCTCACCACGAAGTTCCGCCCGGACGAGCCGGTGGTCGTCGATCAGCCCTCCTCCGTCAGCGAGATTCCGCTGCCGGACAAAGGGGTGATCCTGCTGACGATCGACAAGGGTGGCCGGGTGTTCTTCAACGTAGAAGGACAGCAGTTGCGCCGCAGCATCATCGAGAAGATGGGTGAGCGTTTCAACGTCACCTTCGAAGAGAAGGAACTCAAGCGATTCTCCGTTCTCTCTTCGGTGGGCATGCCGATGAACCAGATGAAGGAATACCTCTCGGCCGACGAAGCCAGGCGGAAAGAGATGAACCTCAGCACGCCCGGCATTCCGAAGGATTCTACGAACAACGAGCTGGCCATGTGGGTGAATGTCGCCCGTAACGCCGCTCCGCGTGCCAGCATCGCGATCAAAGGCGACCGCGAAGCCGACATTCCGACCATCAAGCGGGTCATCTCGATCCTGCAGGATAATAAGGCGAACCGTTTCGCCCTGATCACTAACCTCGAAGGCGCACCCACGGCGGAGCCCGCCACCGATAAACAGTAA
- a CDS encoding NADH-quinone oxidoreductase subunit N yields the protein MNTLIILAGLGLVLLLTEIFNIRKGQLALILIGLGAALAADVADWNAPVSLFNDMMRVDHFSVAFTGVILAVSLLWFTFSSSYFDEPSSRVDHFALLIFAITGAVVMTSFSNMIMLFLGIEILSISLYILAGSNKSNLASNEAALKYFLMGSFATGFLLFGIALLYGATGSFNIAVIAEKIAANGLDQPVMITAGLFLMMIAMAFKVSAAPFHWWAPDVYQGSPTVITAFMSTVVKTAAFAAFLRLFSGAFASIAINWSETLFIISALTIAIGNITAVFQTSFKRMLAYSSIAHAGYMTMALLSQQGQSGGSLLFYTAAYSVSSLAAFAILYLVSNKTGNEQLEGFNGLASRNPFLAAITVVAMLSLAGIPPTAGFFAKYYIFTAAMEAGHAWLVIIGVLGSLVGVYYYFRPLIALFRGTSDATIELPTATRIFLIGTAVLAIALGLAPGYLSGLL from the coding sequence ATGAATACGCTGATCATACTAGCCGGGCTGGGCCTGGTGCTCCTCCTGACCGAGATCTTCAACATCCGGAAAGGCCAACTCGCGTTGATCCTGATCGGGCTGGGCGCGGCGCTCGCAGCCGACGTTGCCGACTGGAACGCGCCGGTGAGCCTGTTCAACGACATGATGCGCGTCGATCATTTCTCCGTGGCGTTCACGGGCGTGATTCTGGCGGTGTCGTTGTTGTGGTTCACCTTCTCCTCTTCTTACTTCGACGAACCCTCGAGCCGGGTCGATCATTTCGCCCTGCTCATCTTCGCGATCACCGGCGCGGTCGTGATGACCAGCTTTTCGAACATGATCATGTTGTTCCTGGGCATTGAGATCCTGTCCATTTCGCTTTACATCCTCGCGGGTAGCAACAAGAGCAATCTCGCCTCAAACGAAGCGGCCCTGAAGTACTTCCTCATGGGCAGTTTCGCGACCGGCTTCCTGCTCTTCGGCATCGCCTTGTTGTACGGCGCCACCGGTTCGTTCAACATCGCGGTGATCGCCGAAAAGATCGCGGCCAACGGACTCGACCAGCCGGTCATGATTACCGCCGGACTGTTCCTGATGATGATCGCGATGGCGTTCAAAGTATCGGCGGCTCCGTTTCACTGGTGGGCGCCGGATGTTTACCAGGGCTCGCCGACCGTCATCACAGCGTTCATGTCGACGGTCGTGAAGACGGCAGCCTTCGCGGCCTTCTTACGACTCTTCAGCGGCGCATTCGCGTCGATCGCGATCAATTGGAGCGAGACGCTGTTCATCATCTCGGCGCTCACGATCGCGATCGGCAACATCACCGCCGTTTTCCAAACCAGCTTCAAGCGCATGCTGGCCTATTCCAGCATCGCGCATGCAGGCTATATGACCATGGCCTTGTTGTCGCAGCAAGGTCAGTCGGGCGGTTCGCTCTTGTTCTACACGGCCGCTTATAGCGTGTCTTCGCTCGCCGCTTTCGCGATCCTCTACCTGGTGAGCAACAAAACCGGTAATGAGCAACTCGAGGGATTCAACGGTCTGGCTTCGCGCAATCCGTTTCTCGCCGCCATCACGGTGGTGGCCATGTTGTCCCTGGCCGGAATCCCGCCCACGGCCGGATTTTTCGCCAAATACTACATTTTCACGGCAGCGATGGAAGCTGGTCATGCCTGGCTGGTCATCATCGGCGTACTCGGTTCGCTGGTAGGCGTGTATTATTACTTCCGTCCGCTGATCGCCTTGTTCCGCGGCACATCCGACGCCACCATCGAGCTTCCGACGGCCACCAGGATCTTCCTGATCGGTACGGCGGTCCTGGCCATCGCGCTGGGCCTGGCGCCGGGCTATTTATCTGGACTTTTGTAA
- a CDS encoding NADH-quinone oxidoreductase subunit M, whose translation MLSILIFLPLVAGLIAGWSGRNARTIALAAAVAEFLFSVWFALQFNATGGTQFLEDYWWVQGLGISYKVGMDGISLLLVLLTTFLTPLIILSAAGQQQERPGLLYALILVMEAALIGVFCALDGFLFYVFWELALIPIYLICLIWGGKDRLRITLKFFIYTLLGSLFMLVALIYLRQQTPAHSFDIRQLYALHLSPAEQTWIFWAFFLAFAIKMPVFPFHTWQPDTYTDSPTQGTMLLSGIMLKMGVYGLLRWLLPIAPAGVAEWGNVAMILSVIGIVYASLIAWSQQDFKRLIAYSSIAHVGLISAGVFSLTVQGFQGSVMQMVAHGVNVVGLFFIAEILMRRTHTRELDHLGGIRNVAPQFATYFVILLLASVALPLTNGFVGEFLLINGVYQYNAWMAAVAGLTVILGAVYMLNAYRRISLGETGSRTHSFDDLTLNEKAVLIPIVAVIFITGVYPKPLLDLVEPSVRALHDLVVQSGALSLR comes from the coding sequence ATGCTGTCGATCCTCATCTTTCTTCCACTGGTAGCCGGGCTTATCGCAGGCTGGAGCGGCCGCAACGCGCGCACCATCGCGCTGGCGGCGGCAGTGGCCGAATTCCTGTTCAGCGTCTGGTTCGCGTTGCAGTTCAACGCAACAGGCGGTACACAATTCCTCGAAGATTACTGGTGGGTGCAGGGACTGGGCATCAGTTATAAAGTGGGCATGGACGGTATCAGCCTCCTGCTGGTGTTGCTGACCACCTTCCTCACGCCGCTCATCATACTCTCCGCCGCCGGACAACAGCAGGAACGACCGGGTTTATTGTACGCGCTCATCCTCGTGATGGAAGCGGCGTTGATCGGCGTCTTCTGCGCGCTCGACGGATTCCTCTTCTATGTATTCTGGGAACTCGCGCTCATCCCGATCTACCTGATCTGTCTGATCTGGGGTGGAAAAGACCGGCTGCGCATCACATTGAAGTTCTTCATCTATACCCTGCTCGGCAGCTTGTTCATGCTTGTCGCGCTGATCTATCTGCGCCAGCAAACGCCTGCTCATTCGTTCGACATCCGGCAGTTGTATGCCTTGCATTTGTCTCCGGCGGAGCAGACCTGGATCTTCTGGGCCTTTTTCCTGGCCTTCGCGATCAAGATGCCGGTGTTTCCTTTCCACACCTGGCAACCCGATACCTATACCGATTCGCCCACCCAGGGCACGATGCTGCTCTCCGGCATCATGCTGAAGATGGGTGTTTACGGCCTGCTCCGCTGGCTGCTGCCCATCGCGCCGGCCGGCGTAGCGGAGTGGGGGAACGTAGCCATGATCCTTTCCGTGATCGGCATCGTGTACGCGTCGCTGATCGCCTGGTCGCAGCAGGACTTCAAGCGCCTGATCGCTTATTCGTCGATCGCCCACGTGGGATTGATTTCCGCCGGCGTCTTCTCCCTCACGGTGCAGGGCTTCCAGGGTAGTGTCATGCAGATGGTCGCTCACGGCGTGAACGTGGTCGGCCTCTTCTTCATCGCCGAGATCCTGATGCGCCGCACGCATACGCGCGAACTCGATCACCTTGGCGGCATCCGCAACGTAGCGCCGCAGTTCGCGACCTACTTCGTGATCCTGCTGCTGGCGTCGGTCGCGCTGCCGTTGACCAACGGCTTCGTCGGCGAATTCCTGCTCATCAACGGCGTGTACCAATACAACGCCTGGATGGCGGCCGTTGCCGGCCTGACGGTGATCCTCGGAGCGGTGTACATGCTCAACGCCTACCGCAGGATCTCGCTCGGGGAGACCGGCTCGCGCACGCACAGCTTCGACGACCTTACCCTCAACGAGAAAGCCGTATTGATCCCGATCGTTGCGGTCATCTTTATCACCGGTGTTTATCCCAAACCCTTGCTCGACCTGGTAGAGCCTTCCGTACGCGCCTTGCACGATCTGGTCGTGCAGTCGGGTGCGCTCTCGCTGCGTTGA
- a CDS encoding MotA/TolQ/ExbB proton channel family protein — MSNKQSKAGGIQGLFAALVIPLCLVLGIVIWNFIMGNPSGFENSDPEKGPLPKEVIGTLNHYLAVMYKGGFVVPILLGSFFTVVVFAIERMITIGKSKGTGSVEGFIMRIRPLVASGNLDGAKAECAKQRGSVANVVSAGIDMYRSMQADRELDKERKIMAIQKELEEATTLELPMLSKNLVIISTIASIATLLGLFGTVLGMIRAFSALATAGAPDAVALSTGISEALINTALGIGTSALAIILYNYFTTKIDSITYGIDEAGYTIVQSFASTQKGH, encoded by the coding sequence ATGAGCAACAAGCAATCTAAAGCTGGTGGAATACAAGGTCTCTTTGCCGCACTGGTTATTCCGCTGTGCCTGGTCCTGGGAATCGTCATCTGGAATTTCATCATGGGTAATCCCAGCGGTTTCGAAAACAGCGATCCGGAAAAAGGTCCCCTGCCCAAAGAAGTAATCGGCACGCTCAACCACTACCTGGCCGTTATGTACAAAGGTGGTTTCGTCGTACCGATCCTGCTCGGTTCGTTCTTCACCGTTGTGGTCTTCGCTATCGAGCGCATGATCACGATCGGCAAGTCCAAGGGCACCGGTTCCGTAGAAGGCTTCATCATGCGCATCCGTCCGCTGGTAGCATCCGGCAACCTCGACGGAGCGAAAGCGGAGTGCGCCAAGCAGCGCGGTTCGGTTGCTAACGTTGTCAGCGCCGGCATCGACATGTACCGCAGCATGCAAGCCGACCGCGAGTTGGACAAAGAGCGTAAGATCATGGCTATTCAGAAAGAGCTGGAAGAAGCCACCACCCTGGAGCTTCCGATGCTTTCCAAGAACCTGGTCATCATTTCGACCATCGCTTCCATCGCGACCCTGTTGGGTCTGTTCGGAACGGTACTCGGGATGATCCGGGCGTTCTCGGCGCTGGCCACCGCCGGTGCTCCGGACGCCGTAGCCCTGTCGACCGGTATCTCCGAGGCGCTTATCAATACCGCGCTCGGTATCGGTACCTCAGCCCTGGCCATCATCCTGTACAACTACTTCACGACGAAGATCGACAGCATCACCTACGGCATCGACGAGGCCGGCTACACGATCGTACAGTCCTTCGCTTCCACGCAGAAGGGCCACTAA
- a CDS encoding S8 family serine peptidase has protein sequence MSRTRRYLLPLFFVFLLSSAQAAEKWWVTFRDKGSADRQLISDSTDWPVDPTYLSAVAAEVRTITGKSNWLNGAAVVATGAQLDRLRALDCIASLEPMARSEHAQKRKREHAYRSRQQLIALAKYQTERFRPEPFLQRGYDGRGLRIAVFDAGFPNVNTHPAFQHLRDRNAIVATHDFVTGKENVYAHHWHGTAVLSCIAGKMDSVPLGLASGAEFLLARTESALGEPFSEEEHWLEAVEWAYAHGANIISSSLGYTNKRYFNYEMDGRSSLVARAANIAASKGLLVINAAGNEGTDDWRFIDTPADADSVLAIGGTEPTLDVHIGFSSYGPSSDGRLKPNLCAPGRVTVAAGRGYREVQGTSFSTPLVAGFAACAWQANREKRNMEVFHLLEQSGSLFPYYDYAHGYGIPQAQRALGDTASSPTFDFVVVNDEVKVVLREQFSYPETERELGYAVQRNLYYKISDALGNIRTYTVMTAENKEALHFYAGDLQNGDAVTVHFEGYTSSFDIQHDPETTPEK, from the coding sequence ATGAGTCGAACGCGGCGGTACCTGTTGCCGCTCTTTTTCGTTTTCCTGCTCTCCTCCGCACAAGCCGCGGAGAAGTGGTGGGTTACCTTTCGCGATAAAGGTTCCGCCGATCGCCAACTGATTTCCGATTCCACCGACTGGCCCGTCGACCCGACGTATTTGTCGGCCGTAGCCGCGGAGGTGCGCACGATCACCGGCAAAAGCAACTGGCTCAACGGCGCTGCGGTTGTCGCGACCGGCGCGCAACTGGACCGGCTGCGCGCGCTCGATTGCATCGCCTCACTCGAGCCGATGGCGCGCAGCGAACATGCGCAAAAGCGGAAGCGGGAACATGCGTACCGCAGCCGGCAGCAACTCATCGCGTTGGCGAAGTACCAGACGGAGCGGTTTCGTCCGGAACCGTTCCTGCAACGCGGCTACGACGGTCGCGGTCTCCGCATCGCCGTTTTCGACGCGGGCTTTCCGAACGTAAACACGCATCCGGCCTTTCAGCACCTGCGCGACCGCAACGCCATCGTGGCGACGCATGATTTCGTGACCGGCAAAGAGAACGTGTATGCGCACCACTGGCACGGCACGGCGGTATTGTCGTGCATCGCCGGAAAGATGGACAGCGTTCCGCTCGGTCTCGCCAGCGGGGCGGAGTTCCTGCTCGCACGTACGGAAAGCGCGCTGGGAGAGCCGTTTTCGGAAGAGGAGCACTGGCTTGAAGCGGTGGAGTGGGCGTACGCGCACGGCGCCAACATCATCAGCAGTTCGCTCGGCTATACCAACAAGCGTTATTTCAATTACGAGATGGACGGCCGCAGCAGCCTGGTCGCGCGTGCCGCGAACATCGCCGCCTCGAAGGGGCTGCTCGTGATCAACGCTGCGGGCAACGAGGGCACCGACGACTGGCGGTTCATCGACACCCCCGCCGATGCCGACAGCGTACTGGCCATTGGCGGAACCGAGCCAACGCTGGATGTACACATCGGCTTCAGCAGTTACGGTCCTTCGAGCGACGGACGCCTCAAGCCCAACCTCTGCGCGCCCGGGCGCGTGACGGTGGCGGCGGGGCGCGGTTATCGCGAAGTGCAGGGGACATCGTTCTCCACACCACTCGTAGCCGGCTTCGCGGCCTGTGCCTGGCAGGCGAATCGCGAAAAGCGCAACATGGAAGTGTTCCATCTGCTCGAACAAAGCGGCAGTCTCTTTCCTTATTACGATTACGCGCACGGCTACGGTATTCCGCAGGCGCAACGCGCGCTGGGCGATACCGCCTCCTCGCCGACCTTCGACTTCGTGGTCGTCAACGACGAAGTGAAAGTGGTGCTGCGCGAACAGTTTTCGTATCCCGAGACCGAACGCGAGCTCGGTTATGCGGTGCAGCGCAATCTTTACTACAAGATCTCCGACGCGCTTGGGAACATCCGTACCTACACGGTGATGACCGCCGAGAACAAAGAGGCGCTGCACTTCTACGCCGGCGATCTCCAGAACGGCGACGCGGTCACCGTTCACTTCGAAGGTTATACGTCCTCCTTCGACATCCAACACGACCCGGAAACGACTCCTGAAAAATGA
- the nuoL gene encoding NADH-quinone oxidoreductase subunit L, which translates to MIDWIWLVPVFPLLGFLLISLGGKQLPKQAAGFIGSATVLASFLISLGTFLQLPAEPTTVTLFPWIHAGNFHVDFSFLVDPVSAVMLLIVTGVGFLIHVYSIGYMSHDEAFARFFSYLNLFVFFMLLLVLGDNYLVLFTGWEGVGLCSYLLIGFWFKHPEYNKAANKAFIMNRIGDLAFLLGIILTFVHFGSITFSEVFPIAKNAATNQPVIIAITLLFFIGATGKSAQLPLYTWLPDAMAGPTPVSALIHAATMVTAGLYMVVRSNLLYSAAPFTLEIIGIVGTATALFAAAIALTQTDIKKVLAYSTVSQLGYMFAALGCGAYASSLFHVTTHAFFKALLFLAAGSVIHAMGGEQDIRKMGGLRKKLPITYAVFLIGTLAIAGVPPFAGFFSKDEILAYMWGHNRVLFFFLAVTSVMTAFYMFRLFFLTFFGGFRGTHEQEHHLHESPAAMTFPLIVLAVLSTLGGFMGLPSIFSHHHALREFLEPVAANASLMSVEPSHFFEWALIATSLVVLAIVIVYAYNRYVKRANVPSGSEQEWDQLSRWSYHKFYVDEFYDALFVRPLRALGGFFGRVFDPQVLDGAVTAVSAGVNGASGLLRRVQAGGIGFYIFLMVFGIIAILVYNLVL; encoded by the coding sequence ATGATTGATTGGATTTGGCTGGTGCCCGTGTTCCCGCTTCTGGGATTCCTGCTCATCAGCCTGGGAGGAAAACAACTTCCGAAGCAGGCGGCGGGTTTCATCGGCTCCGCTACCGTACTGGCCTCGTTCCTGATCTCCCTTGGCACCTTTTTGCAACTGCCAGCGGAGCCCACGACTGTCACGCTCTTTCCGTGGATCCACGCGGGTAATTTTCACGTCGATTTCTCCTTCCTCGTCGATCCCGTATCGGCGGTGATGTTGCTCATCGTAACCGGCGTCGGTTTCCTTATTCATGTGTACTCGATCGGGTACATGAGCCACGACGAAGCCTTTGCGCGTTTCTTTTCCTACCTCAACCTCTTCGTCTTCTTCATGCTGTTGCTCGTGCTGGGCGACAACTACCTGGTGTTGTTCACCGGCTGGGAAGGCGTGGGTCTTTGTTCGTACCTGCTGATCGGCTTCTGGTTCAAGCATCCCGAGTACAACAAGGCGGCGAACAAGGCCTTTATCATGAACCGCATTGGTGATCTGGCGTTCCTGTTGGGCATCATCCTCACCTTCGTACACTTTGGGTCGATCACGTTTTCCGAAGTGTTCCCCATCGCGAAGAACGCCGCCACGAATCAGCCGGTGATCATCGCGATCACGCTGCTCTTCTTCATCGGCGCCACGGGCAAGAGCGCCCAGCTCCCGCTCTATACCTGGCTGCCCGACGCCATGGCGGGTCCGACACCGGTCTCCGCGCTCATCCACGCCGCGACGATGGTGACCGCCGGCCTCTACATGGTCGTGCGCTCCAACCTGCTTTATTCGGCCGCGCCCTTCACGCTGGAGATCATCGGGATCGTCGGCACGGCAACGGCGCTCTTCGCCGCGGCCATCGCGCTGACACAAACCGACATCAAGAAAGTACTTGCGTATTCGACCGTCAGTCAGCTCGGCTACATGTTCGCCGCGCTCGGTTGCGGCGCGTATGCCAGCTCGCTCTTCCACGTTACGACGCACGCCTTCTTCAAGGCCCTCTTGTTCCTCGCGGCAGGATCGGTGATCCATGCTATGGGCGGCGAGCAGGACATCCGCAAGATGGGCGGGCTAAGGAAGAAGCTGCCGATCACGTACGCGGTCTTCCTGATCGGCACCCTCGCCATCGCGGGTGTTCCTCCATTTGCCGGATTTTTCTCGAAAGACGAGATCCTCGCCTACATGTGGGGACACAACCGCGTCCTCTTCTTCTTCCTGGCGGTCACTTCGGTGATGACGGCTTTCTACATGTTCCGGCTGTTCTTCCTCACCTTCTTCGGCGGTTTCCGCGGAACGCACGAGCAGGAACACCATTTGCACGAGAGTCCGGCGGCGATGACCTTCCCGCTGATCGTGTTGGCGGTCTTGTCGACGCTCGGCGGCTTCATGGGTTTGCCTTCGATCTTCAGTCATCACCACGCGCTGCGCGAATTCCTGGAGCCTGTTGCGGCCAACGCCTCCTTGATGTCGGTCGAGCCTTCGCACTTCTTCGAATGGGCGCTGATCGCCACCTCCCTGGTGGTCCTGGCCATCGTGATCGTATACGCTTACAACCGCTACGTGAAGCGCGCGAACGTGCCTTCCGGCAGCGAGCAGGAGTGGGACCAACTGTCCCGCTGGTCGTATCATAAGTTCTACGTCGACGAGTTCTACGACGCGCTCTTCGTGCGCCCGTTGCGCGCGTTGGGCGGATTCTTCGGTCGCGTATTCGATCCGCAGGTGCTCGACGGCGCGGTTACCGCTGTCAGTGCCGGAGTGAACGGCGCGAGCGGACTGCTGCGCCGCGTTCAGGCCGGTGGCATCGGCTTCTACATCTTCCTGATGGTCTTCGGCATCATCGCCATTCTTGTATACAACCTCGTGCTGTAA
- a CDS encoding biopolymer transporter ExbD: MAEVQQQEGGSDKGKHKKVRAKKSSTHIDMTPMVDLAFLLLTFFILTTTFSKPKTMDITMPVKDKILDEERTKVPASQTLSLLLTENDRIIWYIGEDDPAKPPSTNIADYSQDGAKSIRKILLEKNKLVIDQVKLVEDSVKAGLIPDTDEDIKRHKSAVKAAEKKGLIVLIKPDDKSKYKNLVDILDEMLVCNVGRYAIVDLSDSEKTLIENTK, from the coding sequence ATGGCAGAAGTACAACAGCAAGAAGGCGGTAGCGACAAGGGCAAACACAAAAAGGTCCGCGCCAAGAAATCGTCCACGCACATCGACATGACGCCGATGGTGGACTTGGCGTTCCTGCTGCTCACCTTCTTCATCCTCACCACGACCTTCAGCAAACCGAAGACGATGGATATCACCATGCCGGTGAAGGATAAGATCTTAGACGAGGAGCGCACCAAAGTCCCCGCCTCGCAAACCCTTTCGCTTCTCCTTACCGAGAACGATCGCATCATCTGGTACATTGGGGAAGACGATCCCGCCAAACCGCCGTCCACCAACATCGCCGACTACTCCCAGGACGGAGCGAAGAGCATCCGCAAGATCCTCCTCGAAAAGAACAAGCTGGTGATCGACCAGGTGAAGCTGGTGGAAGACTCCGTCAAGGCCGGTTTGATCCCGGATACCGACGAAGACATCAAGCGACACAAGTCGGCTGTGAAAGCGGCCGAAAAGAAAGGCCTGATCGTGCTGATCAAGCCGGACGATAAGTCGAAGTACAAGAACCTGGTCGACATCCTCGACGAGATGCTGGTCTGCAACGTTGGCCGTTACGCCATCGTGGACCTCTCGGACTCGGAGAAGACCCTCATTGAAAACACGAAATAA